In the Arachis ipaensis cultivar K30076 chromosome B10, Araip1.1, whole genome shotgun sequence genome, one interval contains:
- the LOC110268291 gene encoding optomotor-blind protein-like isoform X1 has protein sequence MNMNMCSNTGNTGCGCGSSGAASMWSSGVKKPQNKRPRIPKRGPGVAELEKILREQENIDTISDHHHRGNNNNNGECAFSFQSNHHSNPFHHNSSPLKPHHYHHLQPPPPPSSPPRPPHVPPSATKSDHLVPTTPPPSIMTSPSVYAHFGRNGGGSSLVRPEQELFPMNLSSCMSKSNINDVIDVSQSDSGNSSSRNLSSESNQIWPQPSTIQKRTNSFPSPPMMNQFLGSGIPASSGSLPLGLHNHIEPPSNQSSYYKHTSNVPEEHKVSGMKRSHPSSLENSLIPPPNFQVSSIFSHLSRPHQSSITDTQGANGFTSANNCYRDAKRGSSSSLDLNNKRFNSDIGMHGQANFPSFATHHDVHPPPPPMHLFQGVLSKGTMLPYQVIEVSCKKFQKDRTEDSNHRSGSNASDNKPFYNFLGVKDPEWGNAPGSHHGRCEAGRCGIDLSLKL, from the exons ATGAACATGAACATGTGCAGCAACACAGGTAACACTGGTTGTGGTTGTGGAAGCAGTGGTGCTGCTAGCATGTGGAGTTCCGGTGTGAAGAAGCCGCAGAATAAGCGTCCAAGGATTCCAAAGAGAGGCCCTGGTGTTGCTGAGCTTGAGAAGATCCTCAGAGAACAAGAGAATATAGACACCATTTCAGATCATCATCATAGGgggaacaataacaacaatggtgaaTGTGCTTTTTCATTTCAATCAAATCAtcattcaaatccttttcatcaTAATTCTTCACCTTTGAAAccacatcattatcatcatcttcagccaccaccaccaccctcctCGCCACCTCGGCCGCCACATGTTCCTCCATCGGCAACAAAATCTGATCATTTAGTCCCAACTACTCCTCCACCATCCATTATGACATCTCCTTCTGTCTATGCTCACTTTGGAAGAAATGGTGGAGGATCAAGTTTGGTTAGGCCTGAACAGGAACTGTTTCCAATGAATCTAAGTTCATGTATGTCCAAGTCCAACATCAATGATGTCATAGATGTAAGCCAATCTGATTCTGGAAATTCCTCATCTAGGaatttgtcttctgaatctaaTCAAATTTGGCCTCAACCTTCCACAATTCAAAAGAGAACTAATTCGTTTCCATCTCCTCCCATG ATGAATCAGTTTCTTGGAAGTGGTATCCCTGCCTCTTCAGGATCATTGCCACTTGGACTGCACAATCATATAGAGCCCCCTTCAAACCAAAGTTCTTATTACAAACACACATCTAATGTCCCAGAGGAACATAAG GTATCTGGCATGAAGAGGTCTCACCCTTCATCCTTGGAAAACTCACTGATTCCTCCACCTAACTTCCAagtttcttcaatcttttctcaccTTAGTAGACCTCATCAATCATCCATTACTGATACTCAAGGTGCAAATGGTTTCACCTCAGCCAATAATTGTTACAG GGATGCCAAACGGGGTAGTAGCAGTAGTTTGGATCTCAACAACAAAAGGTTCAATTCTGACATTGGTATGCATGGCCAAGCAAATTTCCCATCATTTGCAACTCATCATGATGttcatccaccaccaccacctatGCATTTGTTTCAAGGTGTTCTTTCCAAGGGCACTATGCTCCCTTACCAAGTCATTGAAGTAAGTTGCAAGAAATTTCAGAAG GATAGAACTGAGGACTCAAACCATCGTTCAGGATCAAATGCATCAGACAACAAGCCTTTTTATAATTTCTTAGGAGTTAAGGATCCAGAGTGGGGGAATGCACCTGGATCACATCACGGGCGATGCGAAGCAGGACGCTGCGGCATTGATCTTAGCTTGAAGCTTTGA
- the LOC110268291 gene encoding optomotor-blind protein-like isoform X2 yields the protein MNMNMCSNTGNTGCGCGSSGAASMWSSGVKKPQNKRPRIPKRGPGVAELEKILREQENIDTISDHHHRGNNNNNGECAFSFQSNHHSNPFHHNSSPLKPHHYHHLQPPPPPSSPPRPPHVPPSATKSDHLVPTTPPPSIMTSPSVYAHFGRNGGGSSLVRPEQELFPMNLSSCMSKSNINDVIDVSQSDSGNSSSRNLSSESNQIWPQPSTIQKRTNSFPSPPMMNQFLGSGIPASSGSLPLGLHNHIEPPSNQSSYYKHTSNVPEEHKVSGMKRSHPSSLENSLIPPPNFQVSSIFSHLSRPHQSSITDTQGANGFTSANNCYRDAKRGSSSSLDLNNKRFNSDIGMHGQANFPSFATHHDVHPPPPPMHLFQGVLSKGTMLPYQVIEDRTEDSNHRSGSNASDNKPFYNFLGVKDPEWGNAPGSHHGRCEAGRCGIDLSLKL from the exons ATGAACATGAACATGTGCAGCAACACAGGTAACACTGGTTGTGGTTGTGGAAGCAGTGGTGCTGCTAGCATGTGGAGTTCCGGTGTGAAGAAGCCGCAGAATAAGCGTCCAAGGATTCCAAAGAGAGGCCCTGGTGTTGCTGAGCTTGAGAAGATCCTCAGAGAACAAGAGAATATAGACACCATTTCAGATCATCATCATAGGgggaacaataacaacaatggtgaaTGTGCTTTTTCATTTCAATCAAATCAtcattcaaatccttttcatcaTAATTCTTCACCTTTGAAAccacatcattatcatcatcttcagccaccaccaccaccctcctCGCCACCTCGGCCGCCACATGTTCCTCCATCGGCAACAAAATCTGATCATTTAGTCCCAACTACTCCTCCACCATCCATTATGACATCTCCTTCTGTCTATGCTCACTTTGGAAGAAATGGTGGAGGATCAAGTTTGGTTAGGCCTGAACAGGAACTGTTTCCAATGAATCTAAGTTCATGTATGTCCAAGTCCAACATCAATGATGTCATAGATGTAAGCCAATCTGATTCTGGAAATTCCTCATCTAGGaatttgtcttctgaatctaaTCAAATTTGGCCTCAACCTTCCACAATTCAAAAGAGAACTAATTCGTTTCCATCTCCTCCCATG ATGAATCAGTTTCTTGGAAGTGGTATCCCTGCCTCTTCAGGATCATTGCCACTTGGACTGCACAATCATATAGAGCCCCCTTCAAACCAAAGTTCTTATTACAAACACACATCTAATGTCCCAGAGGAACATAAG GTATCTGGCATGAAGAGGTCTCACCCTTCATCCTTGGAAAACTCACTGATTCCTCCACCTAACTTCCAagtttcttcaatcttttctcaccTTAGTAGACCTCATCAATCATCCATTACTGATACTCAAGGTGCAAATGGTTTCACCTCAGCCAATAATTGTTACAG GGATGCCAAACGGGGTAGTAGCAGTAGTTTGGATCTCAACAACAAAAGGTTCAATTCTGACATTGGTATGCATGGCCAAGCAAATTTCCCATCATTTGCAACTCATCATGATGttcatccaccaccaccacctatGCATTTGTTTCAAGGTGTTCTTTCCAAGGGCACTATGCTCCCTTACCAAGTCATTGAA GATAGAACTGAGGACTCAAACCATCGTTCAGGATCAAATGCATCAGACAACAAGCCTTTTTATAATTTCTTAGGAGTTAAGGATCCAGAGTGGGGGAATGCACCTGGATCACATCACGGGCGATGCGAAGCAGGACGCTGCGGCATTGATCTTAGCTTGAAGCTTTGA
- the LOC107623221 gene encoding probable pre-mRNA-splicing factor ATP-dependent RNA helicase DEAH9 yields the protein MAQFWKPGTEKPRLVDDEEGGVLFFSGGFSSSSSSSGYGYASIEKQRQRLPVYKYRTAILYLVETHATTIIVGETGSGKTTQIPQFLKEAGWASGGRLIACTQPRRLAVQAVASRVAEEMGVKLGEEVGYTIRFEDVTKPDVTVLKFLTDGVLLREMMDDPLLTKYSVIMVDEAHERSISTDILLGLLKKVQKRRPELRLIISSATIEAKAMSDFFRKRKKRRELENEENGIQLEPAILSVEGRGFNVQINYVEEPVQDYVQAAVSTVLLIHEREPPGDILVFLTGQDDIDGAVQLIADEVQTSKKHSPGLVVLPLYSGLPRAEQELVFSPTPRGKRKVIISTNIAETSLTLEGIVYVVDSGFSKQKFYNPITDVENLVVAPISKASAKQRAGRAGRVRPGKCYRLYAEEYFLNHMSNEAIPEIQRSNLVSCIIHLKALGIDNILGFDWPASPSPEAMIRALEVLYSLGVLDDDAKLTSPTGFQVAEIPLDPMISKMIIASNQFGCSEEIITVAAVLSIQSIWISGRGIQKESDEAKLRFAAAEGDHVTFLNVYKGFLQSGKSSQWCHKNYVNYHAMRKVLEVREQLRRIAQRIGIVLKSCESDMQVVRKAVTAGFFANTCRLEEYSHNGMYKTIRGSQEVYIHPSSVLFRVNPKWIIYSSLVSTDRQYMRNVISIDPSWLLEAAPHFYQLQQSNPLH from the exons atgGCTCAGTTCTGGAAACCGGGGACGGAGAAGCCTCGCCTTGTGGACGATGAAGAAGGCGGCGTTCTCTTCTTCTCTGGTGGCTTCtcgtcctcttcttcctcttctggtTATGGATACGCGAGCATCGAGAAGCAGAGGCAGCGTTTACCTGTTTACAAGTACCGCACTGCGATTCTCTACCTTGTCGAGACTCACGCCACCACCATCATTGTCGGCGAGACCGGCAGCGGCAAAACCACTCAAATCCCTCAG TTCCTCAAGGAGGCTGGCTGGGCTTCCGGTGGCCGGCTCATTGCTTGCACCCAGCCGAGGCGACTAGCTGTTCAG GCGGTTGCTTCCAGGGTTGCCGAAGAAATGGGAGTTAAACTTGGTGAGGAAGTTGGTTACACCATTAGGTTTGAAGATGTTACAAAGCCA GATGTAACAGTACTCAAATTTTTGACGGATGGTGTCCTCTTGAGGGAGATGATGGATGATCCTCTTTTGACCAAATATAG TGTTATAATGGTAGATGAAGCTCATGAAAGGTCCATCTCAACTGATATTTTACTTGGACTGTTGAAAAAG GTTCAAAAACGTCGACCGGAGTTGCGATTGATCATCTCATCTGCTACAATTGAAGCAAAGGCGATGTCTGACTTCTTCCGGAAGAG GAAAAAGCGGCGGGAACTTGAAAATGAGGAGAATGGAATACAATTGGAACCTGCAATCTTATCAGTTGAG gGTAGAGGCTTCAATGTACAAATTAATTATGTTGAGGAACCTGTCCAAGACTATGTTCAGGCTGCCGTTTCAACAGTACTGTTGATTCATGAGAGG GAGCCTCCGGGAGATATTCTAGTTTTCCTTACTGGTCAAGATGATATTGATGGTGCTGTTCAGTTGATTGCTGATGAAGTTCAAACCAGCAAGAAACATTCTCCAG gattggtTGTTTTGCCTCTTTATTCTGGACTTCCACGAGCTGAACAG GAGTTAGTGTTTTCTCCAACTCCTAGAGGAAAGAGGAAAGTAATAATTTCTACCAATATAGCAGAAACATCCCTTACATTGGAG GGTATTGTCTATGTTGTTGACAGCGGATTTTCAAAACAAAAGTTCTACAATCCG ATTACTGATGTTGAAAATCTGGTTGTGGCACCAATATCTAAGGCTTCTGCTAAACAGAGAGCTGGTAGGGCTGGACGAGTTCGACCAGGAAAATGTTACAG GTTATATGCAGAAGAATATTTTCTTAATCACATGTCTAATGAGGCAATTCCAGAGATACAGAGATCAAATCTTGTCTCCTGTATAATCCAT TTGAAGGCCTTGGGGATTGATAATATCTTAGGCTTTGATTGGCCTGCATCTCCATCTCCTGAAGCAATGATCCGGGCACTAGAAGTTCTCTACTCACTTGGGGTCTTGGACGATGATGCAAAGCTAACTTCACCTACTGGATTTCAAGTTGCAGAGATTCCACTT GACCCAATGATCTCAAAAATGATAATAGCTTCCAACCAATTTGGATGTTCAGAGGAAATAATCACGGTTGCTGCTGTTCTTTCCATCCAA TCCATCTGGATCTCGGGACGAGGGATACAAAAGGAATCAGATGAAGCAAAATTGAGATTTGCTGCAGCAGAg GGTGACCATGTGACGTTCCTTAATGTATACAAGGGGTTTCTTCAGTCTGGTAAATCTTCCCAGTGGTGTCACAAGAACTACGTGAACTATCATGCAATG AGAAAGGTTCTTGAAGTTAGAGAACAACTCAGAAGAATTGCACAGAGGATTGGCATAGTCTTGAAGTCTTGCGAGAGTGATATGCAG GTGGTTCGGAAGGCAGTTACTGCAGGATTCTTCGCTAATACATGCCGTTTAGAG GAATACAGCCATAATGGGATGTACAAGACGATAAGAGGATCACAAGAAGTTTATATTCACCCTTCATCAGTGCTATTCAG AGTAAATCCGAAGTGGATTATTTACAGTTCTCTTGTATCAACTGATAGACAGTACATGCGTAACGTCATATCCATAGATCCTTCATGGCTCTTGGAGGCTGCTCCACACTTCTACCAGCTACAACAATCTAATCCTCTTCACTAA
- the LOC107623836 gene encoding glutamate receptor 2.7-like translates to MPKEAYKSKHTKETPTNCLCSMHCCPSTILQSLAMTWLFFFLVFIMNANSHEVKNEGNKVISVGVIMDANSRVGKEQRVAMEIAAQTYNNTSKNYKLSLHFHNSTMDPISDTNLAEEMIRMQKVQVILGFHRWPEAALIAEIGSRFQVPIISYAEPSITPPLMSIRWPFLVRMANSGRAYVKCIVDIVKAYGWQRVIAIYEDDAYGGEQGMLALLSEALQDANSMIEYNFILPPISSLHDPRGLVQDELLKLMNTQQSRVFIVLQSSLEMVIHLFREASNIGLVDKESVWIIPESITNLIDSINKSSISYMEGAIGIKNYYSEENNKYQDFEAQFQRTFWPRSPEEDNRKPGFFALQAYDSISIVSQALDRMSNGKSSTNTLLREIQSSNFSGLSGHIEFEDGKLLQNPILRVVNVVGKSYKELCFWTQQHGFSTSFHATRQDGGNGNHVSECFNAVLWPGNLQRTPKGWKMPTKQKPMQIAVPGRTTFSRFVKVDYAKNQNLDKYDGFCIKIFEQVHKILGYDLPYEFHAINCTYPDLVQLVYNKSYDAVVGDITILEERLPYVDFTVPYAESGLSMLVPAKSDESAWLFTKPFTWQLWTVTGAILIYTMLVVWLLEKEPNPEFHGNWKNQISTALWFTISSLFFAHREKVYRKLTRVVMVSWLFLVLILNSSYTASLSSMLTVKQLQPNVTDIEWLKKNNMKIGCDGDSFVRNYLEDVEKFKPENIINIISEDRYIDAFANGSIVAAFLELPYEKVFISEYCDGYTASTPRTRFGGLGFMFQKGSPVTRDVSRAILHLSENGELKKLEEEWLLSASQKCSNMTSNGTESLSLRSLWILFVISGATSTICMLLSAMPWQKLCLQSQELAPEHNGTTSDESIWRRVITLAMQIHNKKVNNSSDHSSSFGRDNHLRDNDSTEQQHHHQPVNGILMQHFPPPPEEEAKISDLPHH, encoded by the exons ATGCCTAAGGAAGCCTATAAATCAAAACATACAAAAGAAACTCCAACAAACTGTTTATGCAGCATGCATTGTTGCCCTTCAACTATTCTTCAATCACTTGCAATGACTTggctcttcttttttcttgttttcatcaTGAATGCAAACTCACATGAGGTCAAGAATGAAGGCAACAAAGTTATATCAGTTGGGGTGATTATGGATGCTAATTCTCGTGTGGGGAAAGAGCAGAGAGTAGCCATGGAAATTGCAGCACAAACTTACAATAACACTTCAAAGAACTACAAGTTGTCTCTCCATTTTCATAACTCTACCATGGACCCCATAAGTGACACCAATCTTG CGGAAGAAATGATAAGAATGCAGAAAGTGCAAGTGATTTTAGGCTTCCATAGATGGCCAGAAGCAGCTCTTATAGCTGAAATAGGATCGCGGTTTCAAGTTCCTATTATATCCTATGCAGAACCTTCCATTACTCCACCATTGATGTCAATCCGGTGGCCATTTTTGGTAAGAATGGCCAACAGTGGCAGAGCATATGTAAAATGCATTGTGGATATAGTCAAAGCTTATGGCTGGCAAAGAGTAATAGCCATCTATGAAGATGATGCCTATGGTGGAGAACAAGGGATGCTAGCCCTGCTATCTGAGGCCCTCCAAGATGCAAATTCAATGATTGAATACAATTTTATTCTTCCACCAATTTCTTCTTTGCATGATCCAAGAGGGCTAGTGCAAGACGAGCTACTTAAGTTAATGAATACTCAACAATCGCGAGTGTTTATCGTGCTGCAATCATCACTAGAAATGGTGATTCACTTGTTCAGAGAAGCTTCAAATATAGGACTTGTGGATAAAGAATCAGTTTGGATAATCCCAGAGAGCATAACCAATCTAATTGACTCCATCAACAAGTCTTCCATTTCATACATGGAAGGAGCTATAGGAATCAAGAACTACTACTCTGAAGAAAACAACAAGTACCAAGATTTTGAGGCTCAGTTTCAGAGAACTTTCTGGCCAAGAAGCCCCGAAGAAGATAACCGAAAGCCTGGATTTTTTGCTTTGCAAGCATATGATAGCATTAGCATTGTGTCTCAAGCACTGGACAGAATGAGCAATGGCAAAAGCAGCACAAATACCTTACTAAGAGAAATACAGTCAAGCAATTTTTCTGGTTTAAGTGGCCATATTGAATTTGAAGATGGAAAACTGCTGCAGAATCCTATCTTGAGGGTAGTGAATGTGGTTGGGAAGAGTTACAAAGAGTTGTGCTTTTGGACTCAGCAACATGGATTCTCCACAAGCTTCCATGCAACAAGACAAGATGGTGGTAATGGTAACCATGTTTCAGAATGCTTCAATGCTGTACTTTGGCCTGGGAATTTGCAAAGGACACCAAAGGGATGGAAAATGCCTACTAAACAAAAACCTATGCAAATCGCGGTCCCAGGCAGAACTACATTTTCCAGGTTTGTCAAGGTTGATTATGCCAAGAATCAAAACCTTGATAAATATGATGGATTCTGCATCAAGATTTTTGAGCAGGTGCACAAAATTTTGGGGTATGATCTACCCTATGAGTTCCATGCTATCAATTGCACCTATCCTGATTTGGTTCAATTAGTCTATAACAAG AGTTATGATGCTGTTGTTGGGGATATTACCATACTAGAGGAAAGATTGCCATATGTGGACTTCACTGTGCCATATGCAGAATCAGGATTGTCAATGTTAGTTCCAGCAAAGTCTGACGAATCAGCATGGCTGTTCACCAAGCCATTTACCTGGCAACTTTGGACAGTTACAGGAGCCATCTTGATCTATACAATGTTAGTAGTTTGGCTACTTGAGAAAGAACCTAATCCAGAGTTTCATGGCAATTGGAAGAACCAGATCAGCACTGCTCTTTGGTTTACCATCTCCTCTTTGTTCTTTGCTCACA GGGAGAAAGTGTATAGAAAGTTAACTCGGGTGGTGATGGTATCATGGCTATTCCTAGTTCTGATTCTTAATTCAAGCTACACTGCAAGTCTTTCTTCAATGCTCACAGTGAAGCAGCTGCAGCCAAATGTCACAGACATTGAGTGGCTGAAGAAGAACAACATGAAGATTGGTTGTGATGGTGACTCATTTGTTAGAAACTACCTAGAGGATGTGGAGAAGTTCAAGCCAGAAAACATAATCAACATTATCAGTGAAGACAGATATATTGATGCATTTGCAAATGGTAGCATAGTAGCTGCATTTCTTGAATTACCCTATGAAAAAGTATTCATTAGTGAATATTGTGATGGATACACTGCCTCCACTCCCAGAACTAGATTTGGAGGATTAGGCTTT ATGTTCCAGAAAGGCTCCCCGGTGACAAGAGATGTTTCCAGAGCTATATTACATCTCTCAGAAAATGGAGAGCTGAAGAAGTTGGAAGAGGAATGGTTGTTGAGTGCATCACAGAAATGCTCCAACATGACCTCCAATGGCACGGAAAGCTTGAGTCTAAGAAGCTTGTGGATTCTATTTGTCATCTCCGGTGCCACTTCCACTATTTGTATGCTACTATCAGCAATGCCATGGCAAAAGTTGTGTCTCCAAAGTCAAGAATTGGCACCAGAACATAATGGCACAACAAGTGATGAGAGTATTTGGAGAAGGGTGATTACACTTGCAATGCAGATTCATAACAAAAAGGTCAACAATTCAAGTgatcattcttcttcttttggAAGGGACAATCATTTGAGAGATAATGATAGCACTGAgcaacaacatcatcatcaacctgtaAATGGAATCTTGATGCAACATTTTCCACCACCAccagaagaagaagcaaaaatTTCAGATCTTCCTCATCACTGA
- the LOC107619962 gene encoding D-tyrosyl-tRNA(Tyr) deacylase 1 codes for MRLFPNENTGKAWDHSVMQKKYQVLLVSQFTLYGFLKGNKPDFHVAMPPQKANPFYASLVDRFRNTYNSDAIKDGVFGAMMKVNLVNDGPVTMQLDSQSSKNTSDTAES; via the exons ATGAGGTTGTTCCCTAATGAAAATACGGGAAAAGCATGGGACCATAGT GTGATGCAGAAAAAATATCAAGTTCTGCTTG TGAGCCAGTTTACCTTGTATGGATTCCTCAAGGGTAACAAGCCAGATTTTCATGTTGCTATGCCTCCGCAGAAGGCCAACCCCTTCTATGCGTCTTTAGTTGACAGGTTCAGGAACACATATAACTCAGATGCTATCAAGG ATGGTGTGTTTGGAGCAATGATGAAG GTAAATTTGGTTAATGATGGACCAGTTACCATGCAGCTTGATTCACAATCGTCCAA GAATACGTCTGACACAGCAGAATCTTGA
- the LOC107619963 gene encoding uncharacterized protein LOC107619963 has translation MPKHFTLPSSLEPYKGIGDPRAHIKKFQSMMFFNGSNNEPVLCRAFPTYLDGAALLWFSKLLAGSISSFEELARSFIDYFAAARIYVHVSDYLGTIRQGPQESLKDYLTRFAEATMEISDLDPAVHLHTLKAGLRPGKFRETIAITKPKTLEEFRERADGQMEIEELREANKTERKPRRDEDRMPRSANNKELGKPFKLTPKFDNYTRFNTRRKKIIKEILNAKIIKPPARAGSYQDQRFVDKSKHCAFHQKYGHTTDECVIAKDLLERLARQGLLDKYIEGRKHKEDDRDKEERQQTSGNKEANKWSNNTPPKGVINFISGGFAGGGETTSARKRSYRAMLAIEGTAPPSWKNTPDLEITFNQADICSAAPHLDDPVVISIQTGDLLVRKVLLDPDSSADILFYSTFLKMNLSEKLMQPSFGELVGFSGERVPIKGYIWLKMRMGDDSSSRTIDIQYLVVDCTSPYNIILGRPALNMFRAVISTFHLCVKFQIQDGKIATIHSNRQQARQCYNASLKRSDTMQKQPKVKAIHTTEEVLSLAELDPREDTQERPQPADEL, from the coding sequence ATGCCAAAGCACTTCACACTGCCTTCCTCACTCGAGCCATATAAGGGGATTGGTGACCCCCGGGCTCATATTAAGAAATTTCagtctatgatgttttttaacggCTCTAATAACGAACCTGTGCTTTGCAGAGCTTTCCCAACTTACCTTGACGGAGCTGCTTtactttggttttcaaaattacTTGCAGGGTCAATTTCTTCCTTCGAAGAGCTAGCAAGGTCTTTCATCGACTACTTCGCTGCAGCACGGATATATGTCCACGTATCAGATTATCTCGGCACCATCCGCCAAGGTCCCCAGGAAAGTCTGAAAGACTACCTGACCAGATTCGCGGAAGCAACAATGGAAATATCCGATCTGGACCCCGCTGTCCACCTGCATACCCTTAAGGCCGGCCTCCGACCTGGAAAGTTCAGAGAGACAATCGCAATCACCAAGCCAAAGACATTAGAGGAGTTCCGGGAGAGAGCGGATGGACAAATGGAGATCGAAGAACTACGTGAGGCcaacaaaacagaaagaaaacctaGGAGGGATGAAGACAGAATGCCAAGGTCGGCTAACAACAAAGAGCTCGGCAAACCATTCAAGCTCACCCCGAAATTCGATAACTACACCAGATTCaacacaagaaggaaaaagatAATCAAAGAAATACTCAACGCCAAGATCATAAAACCACCAGCGAGAGCTGGGAGCTATCAAGACCAGAGGTTTGTAGACAAAAGCAAGCACTGTGCCTTTCACCAGAAGTACGGACACACAACCGATGAGTGCGTAATAGCCAAGGACCTATTGGAAAGATTAGCTCGGCAGGGCCTCTTAGATAAGTACATCGAAGGAAGGAAACATAAAGAAGACGATAGGGACAAGGAGGAACGCCAACAGACATCGGGAAACAAGGAAGCCAACAAATGGTCAAACAACACCCCACCTAAAGGGGTTATAAACTTCATATCCGGAGGATTCGCCGGAGGAGGCGAAACAACATCGGCGAGGAAGCGGAGCTACCGAGCGATGCTAGCAATAGAAGGAACAGCACCACCAAGCTGGAAAAATACGCCCGACCTAGAAATTACCTTCAACCAGGCAGACATATGCTCGGCCGCCCCACATTTAGACGATCCAGTGGTAATCTCTATCCAAACAGGTGATCTACTGGTAAGAAAAGTCCTTTTGGACCCAGATAGCAGTGCGGACATTCTCTTTTACTCTACctttttaaaaatgaatttatCTGAAAAACTCATGCAACCCTCATTCGGAGAACTAGTAGGATTCTCTGGAGAAAGGGTACCAATCAAAGGTTACATATGGCTAAAAATGAGAATGGGAGATGATTCATCGTCAAGAACCATCGATATACAATATCTAGTAGTTGACTGCACCAGTCCTTACAATATCATTCTCGGAAGACCTGCTCTGAACATGTTCAGAGCAGTGATATCCACTTTTCATCTATGTGTTAAATTTCAGATACAGGATGGCAAAATAGCGACAATTCACTCGAACCGCCAGCAAGCTCGGCAATGCTACAACGCAAGCCTAAAGAGGTCGGACACAATGCAAAAACAACCTAAAGTCAAGGCAATACACACCACGGAAGAAGTTTTGTCCCTAGCCGAGCTTGATCCTCGGGAAGACACCCAAGAAAGACCTCAACCAGCAGATGAGCTCTAG